The Pseudochaenichthys georgianus chromosome 20, fPseGeo1.2, whole genome shotgun sequence genomic interval aaggttcacTGCTGCTAGGCTTTACCACCTTtgttctttttcaaaataagcCTGTCACACATTCAGGTACACATGCAGGCTCACCAGGGAAAACCCATCAAAGTGCCTTTCAATTATTCGCCGTGAAAAGAAAGAAGCAGCAACCGGAAGCATCCTTAAGTCACCTGCTGAGTTAATCATAAAATGTTATACTACACCGCTACATTTCCAATTTGTGAGTGGTTACACTTTAGGGGTGATTATTTATCACTGTTTCATTCCAGGTGCATAACATGTCTCAGTCCATTGAGGTTCTGAACCTCAGGACACAGAGGGATTTCCAATATGTCATGAAGATGGAAAACCAGATGAAGGGCCTGAGGACCAAGTTCAGACAGATCGAGGACGACAGAAAATCCATCATAGCCAGAAACTTTCAGGTAGTCTTCCCCATCGCTTAATCACTGCTTCATTTAATCAAATCTGAACTGAAATGTGAAATGTGGCATTCAATTCACGGATGCTCTTGTGCATCTGGGATGGTTGTATACAGGTTTTAAATCCTATTTCATCTTAGTATTCTTTGGAGTTCTTCAAGAAAGACGATACAGAAAGACTGAAAATCAGAGTTCCAAACTCACGTTGATCTGTTACTGTGTATTAATATATGGTTTCCAACACGCTGAAAAGGAACATGTATTGAATGATAAATGGATCACGGCGTGTTggcttataataataataataatagatttaatttgttagcgcttttacaggtgctcaaagacactttacagatatagtgaagggaaaagaaaaggaaggaacaacaaataaatatatagttaaagttaaagtcaaataatacaaaagcaATCACACATGTAGGGGgggcctgattgttgagggctttgtgagtaatgaggaggactttgaagttgattcATATAGCTCCATTAGGTGCCTCCTACAGTAAACATAATATCAGTATAATTAATAATGATTAAAAATGCAAGTCACTTGAGACTATAATCCTATTATATTAGCATGGAGCTCTGAAACAACAAAGGATGTGTATATCATTTCAGATATTTCCGTGGTTCAGATAACAAGAAATCAACGTTGCCTGAAGCAGGGCTTGCTTCTCTGTCAACAAACTGTAGATGTGTTTGTCCATGACCATCCTACCTACCAACAATGTTCCACCTCTTTGTTTTACTGTCACTTCTGCAGGAGCTTAACGACAAGATGGACGAGCTAAAGCCGCTGATCCCCGTGCTGGAGCAGTACAAGATGGATGCTGCAGTCATTTCCCTGTTCAAAGAGGAGATCAAGAACCTCTCTGCAGTGCTGACGAGCATCCAGGAGGAGCTCGGGGCCTTCGACTATGACGAGCTCTATCAGCGAGTCCTGCGTCTGGACAACAGGCTGCGCAGCTGCATGGGCAAGCTAAGTGAGTAAACACTCCATGTTCAAGACTTTTCTTTAGTGTTATTAGGAATAGTTCTAACAGTGGTACAAGTGAACAAATAGTACTTGCACAACTGGCTTTACAATTGGATTTGCTATTCGCTATATAACATCCACTGTCATAGAAAGATTATGTATCCTTGTTGTATACTTAACgtaatgtttttgttgttgtgttggtCTTATGTCCCACACAACGATGTGTTTCCTTTAAAAACAATATTTGAATGGCCATGCAATCGTTGCTGTCTCTCCATAAGCTATCTCACTCTGAAATAAAGCAGGAAAAAAGGAAGAGAAATGTCTTAAACAATCAAGCTATACGAACAGCAGAAGCACCATTAAGCCTTCAGTTAAATAAAGCAGCTCACTGCCAATGCTATCTTAGTATGCACAGAGGGCACACTCTCTGGTGGCACAGGCATGAAATTGGCTTGAGAAATCTAGTTAGAGACGAAAACCAGCACAGCACATCTTATCGCTGCATTTCTTTATTAACAGCGTGTGGGAAATTAATGAAAATCACTGGACCTGTTACAATAAAGACATCTGGAACCCGGTTTGGGGCATGGATGACTGACCCTGTGGCATCCACCAGAAACAACAAGGTGAGTTATTAAAGCAGGGCTCTGCTTTCTAAATGGTTGTGTGTACAGTACAATATCTGTGTTTGTAGAGTAGCTAAATATCACAACAAGATGGGCCTGACTGTTTGCATGAAGGGTATTTTGAGGATTAAATAAACATTATAGTAATATCTTCTCTGAACTGCATTTCTTCAAAAAACCACATCAATTATTTAAAGATGATGATATAAAAATGAGCTCGGAAACAGACAGTTTGACATGTTTATCTATCAGGGGTCAGCTGTTTCTCATTACCCTTCCTGTTCATCCTCTCTGCTGTAGGTTTGGTATATGGACAGTTACACCAACAGCAAGATTGTGCGTGAGTACAAGACAATGGACGACTTTGTAGCGGGGGTGGTTTCTCGAACATACAGCCTCCCATTTAAATGGGAGGGAACCAATCATATGGTCTACAATGGATCGCTCTACTACAACAAGTACCAGAGCAACATAATCGTGAAGTACAGCTTTGAGACGGGCAGCGTTCTGGCCCAGAGAGCTCTGGAGTTCGCCGGCTTCCACAACATGTACCCATATACATGGGGTGGGTTCTCCGACATCGACGTCATGGCTGATGAACTGGGAATGTGGGTTGTGTACGCAACCAATCAAAACGCTGGAAATGTCGTCGTGTCCCAGATCGACCCCGACACCCTGCATGTCTTGAAGACTTGGAACACCGAATACTCCAAGAGGAACGCGGGTGAGTCGTTCATGATCTGTGGGACGCTCTATATCACTAACTCTCACCTGTCGGGAGCAAAGGTTTACTACGCTTACTCTACCAAGACTTCAACCTACGAATACATAGACATTCCTTTCCACAACCAGTACTTTCATATCTCCATGCTTGACTACAACGCCAAAGAGAGAGCACTGTATGCCTGGAATAACGGACACCAGGTAATATTTAATGTCACTCTCTTTCATGTCATAAAAACTGATGATGACTCTTAAAGTATCACTTTTCCAACTTAAGCATTGGTGATACAAGGACCTACATGTATTATTTTGTCAAAAAATGGACTATGGTATCTTACCTTGCCACCAAGTGAACTCTTCTAATGTGTGGCTCTGGACTGTTGGCTGAATTGAGCATGGACACCAATCACTTGATACCGTATAACCAATGTTTACACTTTTCCATTGTAGCTGGCAGACCCAACACATAGTGAATAAGGCATTATTCAGTATGTCTTGGGTCTGCCTGCTGAAAACTCTCAAAAGCTTTTGCATGAATGTCCAAAAATTGATCTGCAGTGATTTCCTATGATATAGCTGTGTTTTTGTTGCAAATCTGTTTTGCTTACAGTGTTTGCATTTgtgtctatttaaaaaaaaagtctattTAAAAGTATTTAAACCTTTAAGTCAATCTCTTCTGCATATTTGCTACCATGTTGAGGTGGCTGATTATAATGTACAATAGCCGTTCTTTTAAAGATGGGCCTGTCAAATATTGCTGTTACGTATGTATCTGTGGAAGAaaagtatttgtattttttataaAAGAAAACCATAGAGTCTATCTGTGCATTttcattcaaaataaaaatgttgtacATTTCATTCAAATGGTTTTGGTTGCCATGATCTTAAACAATTTATAGGATATTAGCCCATTCCAATCAGGAATTCCAATTATAAAAAGACATGTTTCCTATTCAtctttttttacatattttgaCAAAGATTAGTACATATGAGTAACTGATGACGCTGAAGACGGAACCTCTTTTTTGCGGtgaacattacatgttacttgttagacgcttttatccaaagcgacttatactgtacattcagtactgtgggcagtCTCCACagaagcaatttggggtgaagtgtcttgcccagggacacgacgacatgctgactgcagtgggactcgaacttgctatcccctgattcgaagtccagcacactacccactgagccacagcctcaaCATGTGGCATTGAGATCATCCTTTGACATTTCAATCGTGAAGTGGCAATGAACCACTGTGGTTACACCTATCACTATAATTTCCCTCCACAGTgtggtgtttatttttttatgGGTAAACCCGGTCACGTATGTGTAGTAAAACACACCTGAGGCAAAGTACATTTGCATGCACACTCATGAACAAACACTGACACACTGTGTTGCGATGGGTTGTATTCTGTTCATCTTTCATCTGCCTTTAATTCAAATAGATTTGTATTAATAAAGGCAGCGAGTGAACTAATTAGAAAAGAGATTCAAATCAATGTGTAAAGACTTAAGGGAATGTATCACCATAGTAGCTttataatattttgttttggttTGAGAATGAATATTTGTCATCCTCTGCACGACCTCTTTGTTTCTGTGGCTTAACAGTACCCCCTGACTATGTGATTGGGTTTTTAACATTCCTGACTGCTGTTCTTCTTCATTCATTCACTCCCCATTTTGCGATTGAGGCTACATGTGTCCCTCAGTGAAATGCATCCCTGTATCAACCTGCACCGCCAACAACAAAAAACCTTCCCATCAGGAAATCTTTATTAAATGGCTTTAGCAGAGAGCTCTATTAGCATTGATCTTGAGTCTTCCTCTGATTGGACATTGTTTTCCGTGTTCACCCCTTATTGGGTTATCTTTCCTGTCCTCTTAGTGCTTTTTCTCAGATGATGCTGATCAGAtctcacatgcatttccaaacatttggtctacctatgttgtaaatgtattatcttttcaatgtacacacggcatctattgcacgtctgtccgtcctgtgagagggatccctcctctgctgctctccctgaggtttctcccatgttcccctttaaactgtgggttttctctggaagtttttccttgtacgatgtgaaggtctaaggacagagggtgaacaGGTGTTCCGATCTGCCCTTGTCTGCCCTCATAAGGAGGAAAAGGTGTCTTTCTCTTGTTCGCAGCCTGTCTGCGCAGTCCTCGGTTGGCTTTGGTTTGCCCTCATTTTGCACTTTATATTTTCCTCGATTTTCCTTGTTTCCTTGCTTAAAAGTACGGAGGAGCAGGTAGGTAGTCCAGTTTTTGCGGCTTTGTTTCTTAGTTTAGTTGTGCACTGTAAAACCGGAAAACCGTAAAAAAAACGCCTGCAGCACAAATATCAAAATGTCCTGAAACATATTATATGTCCACAATAAATTAGATTTTCTAGAAATGCCAGTAGTGCATTAATGTGTGCATTACCTGTGTTCTCTGTCAACACAGTTTTTTGAAGGCTTTGTGGAATCCAATCAAACATTCTCTGTACTTTAGCAGAGGGATCAATGGGGTTGTTCTGTGGTTCCTTCCCATTGATCCAGAGGGGGGGGCTTTGCAGGGCTGCAGCACACTGTTCCATGTCTGCTAAATTAATTGAAGTTCCGAGGAAAATGCATTTTGTTCCCATGCTATAATGAATGGTGGTATCCGTCAATAATCCTACTGAGCTCATAATTGATTTCAAATTCACCTCATCCAGGTTTAGGTCCAAACACCAGCGTACCTTTAAAACTTCTACCTTGACTTCCCAGTACATATTTTACTTGAAGTGCTTCCGCTCAAACTAACTTTTCTGCATTGCTTTGTTTGTCTGTCTCATCTGCCCAAATGTGACTGCTAGGGGCCCCTAGATATTGCAGTACCCTTTAGAAGCTGCAAAGTGAATTTGTGTTGCTCTTTTGTGATTTTTGATTTCCTTGAAGTCAAAGAAAGAAAGCTGGAAGCACCTGCCGGAACGAATTACGTTCACGTCACGATGCGCACATTCTAACTTGACTAACACATCGACAAAAGAGACTAAAGTTTCATTGATACATTCTAATTGTATTGTGAAATCCCACCCGTCATTTCCCCAAAGCCCTAATGTGATATTCGTTTTATGAAAGGCATCCACAGCCACTTCTGTAAGAGCTTAAGTGTATGATCCAAATCGGATTATAACTTTTGTCTTGTGAAacactttctctttctttctatcTTTTATATTGAATGTGGAAGCCTTGAGAAAATACTGGACAGTTGTCCAGTATATCCTAaggaacagaggtggagaggcacaacgtgtctatacgtacatgcactcccttaggatagggtGAGGGAACGGGAtagcaagtaagaagtaaggaacagaggtggagaggcacaacgtgtctatacgtacatgcactcccttGGGATAGGGTGAGGGAAAAGAGTAGGAACTAAGATGTATggaacagaggtggagaggcacaacgtgtctacgtacatgcactcccttGGGATAGGGTGAGGGAAAAGAGTAGGAACTAAGATGTATggaacagaggtggagaggcacaacgtgtctacgtacatgcactcccttGGGATAGGGTGAGGGAAAAGAGTAGGAACTAAGATGTATggaacagaggtggagaggcacaacgtgtctacgtacatgcactcccttGGGATAGGGTGAGGGAAAAGAGTAGGAACTAAGATGTATggaacagaggtggagaggcacaacgtgtctACGTACATTCACTCCCTTGGGATAGGGTGAGGGAAAAGAGTAGGAACTAAGATGTATggaacagaggtggagaggcacaacgtgtctatacgtacatgcactcccttGGGATAGGGTGAGGGAAAAGAGTAGGAACTAAGATGTATGCGCGACATCTATACCATGAGCGCATTGCTCCTAAAAAGTTTTTTGGCACTGACACCAATCAACAGTTGTGCGTCGACTCGGCAGGGATCAAGGCACGTATATGCCTCTCCCTGCTTCCACCGTCTACACACACAACCAAATGACATACCATCCATCAGTAAGGAAAAAGAGTAAGAACTAAAATGTATAGGTGAAGATACGTCAATGCACTCTTATTCTATTATTTGatcaactataagctttatcaaaaaggaaggtcttaagcgcactcttaaaaacggataggctgtctgccgcccgaacacaaactggaagctgattccacaaatgtggagcttgataagaaaaggctctggctcccattgtacttttagagactcttgGAACAACTAACAAtcgtgcattcttggaacgcaatgccctagtaggacagtagggtataatgagttctttaaggtaagatggcgcctgcccattaagggctttgtaggagagaagaagaattttaaattatatcctgtgttctatagggagccagtgtaaggcagccagaacaggagtaatgtggtcccttttcctaactctggttagtacacgtgcTGCAGCATTTTTATTAGCTGAAGCgatttgactgacttcttggtactccctgataaaaaggaattacaataatccagccttgaagtaacaaatgcatggactagtttctctgcattgttttgaggcaagatatgcctgatttttgctatgttacgtagatgaaagaa includes:
- the olfm3a gene encoding noelin-3a — translated: MRVLLSVLYPVLSLTIFGLYPSMTIGPKEGWQVYSSAQDADGRCICTVVAPEQSLCSRDAKSRQLRQLLEKVHNMSQSIEVLNLRTQRDFQYVMKMENQMKGLRTKFRQIEDDRKSIIARNFQELNDKMDELKPLIPVLEQYKMDAAVISLFKEEIKNLSAVLTSIQEELGAFDYDELYQRVLRLDNRLRSCMGKLTCGKLMKITGPVTIKTSGTRFGAWMTDPVASTRNNKVWYMDSYTNSKIVREYKTMDDFVAGVVSRTYSLPFKWEGTNHMVYNGSLYYNKYQSNIIVKYSFETGSVLAQRALEFAGFHNMYPYTWGGFSDIDVMADELGMWVVYATNQNAGNVVVSQIDPDTLHVLKTWNTEYSKRNAGESFMICGTLYITNSHLSGAKVYYAYSTKTSTYEYIDIPFHNQYFHISMLDYNAKERALYAWNNGHQVIFNVTLFHVIKTDDDS